A part of Candidatus Electrothrix aestuarii genomic DNA contains:
- a CDS encoding DUF1566 domain-containing protein, which produces MRNLFFFLFSLFSIIVTLNSALALQSENCNTAIEPSTPDSNFTDHGDGTVTDNTTGLMWKKCLEGLSGTDCSGTVLTFSWATALQQPALESDTTYTDWRLPNIKELHSIIEESCHTPAINTDIFPGIPSESVVWSSSPYAGVDTQSWNIDFSSGDMDMSPTTNARTISTYHVRLVRDVTN; this is translated from the coding sequence ATGCGTAATCTTTTTTTCTTTCTTTTTTCTCTATTTTCAATAATTGTTACACTTAATTCAGCCCTTGCGCTCCAGTCAGAAAACTGTAACACTGCTATAGAACCATCAACACCGGATAGCAACTTTACAGATCATGGAGACGGGACAGTAACAGATAATACTACAGGGCTGATGTGGAAGAAATGCCTTGAAGGGCTTTCCGGTACAGATTGCTCTGGTACTGTGCTTACCTTTTCCTGGGCAACAGCATTACAGCAGCCTGCATTAGAAAGTGATACCACGTATACAGACTGGCGATTACCCAATATTAAAGAACTGCATTCTATCATTGAAGAAAGCTGCCATACTCCGGCAATCAACACAGACATCTTTCCTGGTATACCTTCAGAGTCTGTAGTATGGTCCAGTTCTCCCTATGCCGGTGTTGATACGCAATCGTGGAATATTGATTTTTCTAGCGGCGACATGGATATGAGTCCCACTACAAATGCCCGTACAATTAGCACCTACCATGTGCGACTTGTACGGGATGTCACTAACTGA
- a CDS encoding two-CW domain-containing protein, with the protein MSDIFPNCWEAKNCGREPGGEKITLYGVCPIATATSLDGTHGGKNGGRCCWEIIPLVAELYDKSLVCSGGLHECYKCDFYHSVRRTTKVAVIA; encoded by the coding sequence ATGTCTGATATATTCCCCAATTGCTGGGAAGCAAAAAACTGTGGGAGAGAACCTGGTGGAGAAAAGATTACTCTATACGGGGTTTGCCCCATAGCTACTGCTACGAGCTTAGACGGAACGCATGGTGGAAAAAACGGTGGTCGCTGCTGCTGGGAAATTATTCCACTTGTTGCAGAGTTATATGACAAATCATTGGTTTGCTCAGGCGGCCTGCATGAATGCTACAAATGTGATTTCTATCATTCCGTTCGCAGAACAACGAAAGTAGCTGTTATAGCATAG
- a CDS encoding type IV pilus twitching motility protein PilT, which translates to MAILDKVFKAAMDKKASDIHVLPGEPFMIRRLGTMIRLNSPPLTADNCRKVILEILTPEQRKILGKEMQLDFAYEVKGLGRFRGSAMFHNNGMSCIFRAIPGEIPSFEQLGIPDVMYKILENHQGIVLVTGATGHGKTTTLASMIDYINTHHAHHVLTVEDPIEFIHPLKKGAINQRQLGKDTLSYANALKGALRQDPDVIVIGELRDLDTISLAISASETGHLVIGTLSTSSAPKTVDRIIDSYPPGEQNQIRAMLSESLKAVFTQRLLPAKDGSKMHMAVEVMIGNLSIANLIKDSKTFQIRSTMQMGTKLGMKLMDDSVIELLKEDKISLETAQANVDKKELLKPFMA; encoded by the coding sequence ATGGCGATATTGGATAAGGTCTTCAAAGCAGCAATGGATAAGAAGGCATCGGACATCCATGTGCTCCCTGGCGAACCATTTATGATTCGCCGCCTCGGCACAATGATCCGGCTCAACTCCCCCCCCCTGACAGCGGATAATTGCAGAAAGGTTATTCTGGAAATCCTCACCCCGGAACAGCGTAAAATCCTGGGTAAAGAAATGCAGCTGGACTTTGCCTATGAGGTGAAAGGACTGGGCAGATTCAGAGGAAGTGCCATGTTTCATAACAACGGCATGAGCTGTATCTTTCGGGCAATCCCAGGAGAAATCCCTAGCTTTGAGCAATTGGGCATCCCGGATGTTATGTACAAAATCCTGGAAAATCACCAAGGCATCGTCTTGGTTACCGGGGCCACGGGGCACGGCAAGACCACCACCTTGGCTTCCATGATAGATTACATCAACACTCACCACGCGCATCATGTCCTGACAGTTGAAGATCCTATCGAATTTATTCATCCTTTGAAAAAAGGGGCAATTAATCAGCGTCAACTGGGCAAAGATACCCTCTCCTATGCCAATGCCCTGAAAGGCGCCTTGCGTCAGGACCCGGATGTCATTGTTATTGGTGAGCTCCGAGACCTTGATACTATTTCCCTAGCCATCTCCGCCTCGGAAACCGGCCATCTGGTTATCGGCACCCTATCCACTTCCAGTGCCCCGAAAACGGTGGATCGCATTATTGACTCCTACCCCCCAGGCGAGCAGAATCAGATCCGGGCCATGCTCAGCGAATCCCTCAAGGCTGTGTTTACCCAACGACTCCTCCCTGCTAAGGACGGCTCGAAAATGCACATGGCTGTAGAGGTTATGATCGGCAATCTCTCCATCGCCAACCTGATTAAGGATAGCAAAACCTTTCAGATCCGCTCGACCATGCAGATGGGAACCAAGCTGGGCATGAAACTGATGGACGATTCGGTGATTGAGCTCCTCAAAGAAGACAAGATCAGTCTGGAAACAGCACAGGCTAATGTGGATAAAAAGGAACTACTCAAGCCCTTTATGGCATAA
- a CDS encoding TrkH family potassium uptake protein has product MHYLSIIHIIGLLLTATGSSMLLPLFCAFYYGESDITAFLLAILINVGIGLPSWFFTKKHTELNIRDGIVIAVVGWIIVSSASGLPFMIHGAIPSFTDAFFEMMSGYTTTGATILNDIEALPHGLLLWRSETHLLGGMGFLTLIILFLPKGMGGLRLFRAESSPGQSFTGEKFAARTKDTMVRLWTVYLGLNILQVILLAGGGMELFDALCTAFGTLSTSGYSPKNTSIGFYKSAYFDWVIIVFMFLGGTSFVLLYHMVYGGIKEIARNTEFKWYSILVIFFCAVVSLILWQQGTYSGLMDSIRYGTFQVMSLLTTTGFGTADYEQWPQSAQMFLYVSCLIGGCAGSTASGIKIVHYVIVCKFIWGTVRKSFFHPMSIVSVKLNGKQIDVSMINMAICYFIVNIFIIFIGGCFMTLVDDMDYTTAMSSVISALMTIGPGFGEIGPTENFYYISTLGKWFLAWNMMVGRLELFSALVIFYPSFWKR; this is encoded by the coding sequence ATGCATTATCTCTCCATCATTCACATTATCGGGCTGCTGCTCACAGCAACCGGCAGTTCCATGCTTCTTCCCCTCTTTTGTGCATTCTATTACGGGGAATCAGATATCACAGCCTTCCTTCTTGCGATCCTGATTAACGTCGGTATCGGCCTGCCCAGCTGGTTTTTTACCAAGAAACATACGGAGCTGAATATCCGCGATGGCATCGTCATTGCGGTTGTGGGCTGGATTATCGTGTCTTCTGCCTCGGGCCTGCCCTTCATGATCCACGGAGCTATCCCCTCCTTCACAGACGCCTTTTTTGAGATGATGTCCGGTTACACCACCACCGGCGCAACCATTCTTAACGACATTGAAGCCTTACCCCACGGTTTGCTTCTCTGGCGGAGCGAGACCCATCTCCTGGGCGGTATGGGTTTTCTCACCCTGATCATCCTCTTTCTTCCCAAGGGCATGGGTGGCTTACGTCTTTTTCGGGCCGAGTCCAGTCCTGGTCAATCCTTTACCGGGGAGAAGTTCGCAGCCCGGACCAAGGACACTATGGTTCGTCTCTGGACCGTCTACCTGGGCCTCAATATCCTTCAGGTAATTCTCCTGGCAGGTGGCGGCATGGAGCTCTTTGATGCCCTCTGTACTGCCTTCGGCACCCTCTCCACCTCAGGCTACTCGCCCAAAAACACCAGCATCGGCTTTTATAAAAGCGCCTATTTCGACTGGGTCATCATCGTCTTTATGTTTCTCGGCGGAACCAGCTTTGTCCTGCTTTACCACATGGTCTATGGCGGCATAAAAGAGATCGCCCGCAATACCGAGTTTAAATGGTACTCAATCCTGGTGATCTTCTTTTGTGCTGTGGTATCTCTGATCCTCTGGCAGCAAGGCACCTATTCCGGCCTGATGGATTCCATACGCTATGGGACCTTCCAGGTTATGTCTCTGCTCACTACCACCGGTTTTGGCACCGCAGATTATGAGCAATGGCCTCAATCGGCTCAGATGTTTCTCTATGTTTCTTGCCTGATCGGTGGCTGCGCAGGCTCAACAGCCAGTGGAATCAAAATCGTCCACTATGTCATCGTGTGCAAGTTCATCTGGGGGACGGTCCGAAAATCCTTTTTCCATCCCATGTCCATCGTTTCAGTCAAATTAAATGGCAAACAGATTGACGTCTCCATGATCAATATGGCAATCTGCTATTTTATCGTTAATATCTTTATCATCTTTATCGGAGGTTGTTTCATGACCCTGGTGGACGATATGGATTATACCACAGCCATGAGTTCTGTCATCTCCGCCCTCATGACCATCGGCCCCGGCTTTGGCGAGATCGGACCAACAGAAAATTTTTATTATATTTCTACCCTGGGAAAATGGTTCCTGGCCTGGAACATGATGGTGGGACGTCTGGAGCTTTTCTCCGCCCTGGTGATCTTTTATCCTTCGTTTTGGAAGCGATAA
- a CDS encoding DUF1566 domain-containing protein, with translation MTDNGTNYWYVEAENTAETTRYPTSGTLSFTVVTKPVPWTLFLVPTLAANKKIPVTTNSSGLNDTGIIWGGGTVSGNNSTCTPGVQDCSSGRDNTDNYDTDGHAGFSFTKLDSSGAALADQAQDYATNPWSCVKDEVTGLIWAVKTTTGLHDSTYTYSWYNTDAATNGGADGTQNPFFGSCDDNHDCNTTSYVDWVNSQGLCGATDWRVPSVKELLSIVSYNAAGTTAIDSTFFPNTATDRTFWTSTPVSEASTEAWSVHFQYGYTAKSAKSSTLYVRLVRTAPN, from the coding sequence ATGACCGATAACGGTACAAACTATTGGTACGTTGAAGCAGAGAATACTGCTGAGACCACACGCTACCCGACAAGTGGTACTCTTTCATTTACTGTAGTGACAAAGCCTGTACCTTGGACTCTCTTTCTTGTCCCTACTCTAGCTGCTAATAAAAAAATACCTGTAACAACAAACAGCTCCGGCCTGAACGACACAGGGATTATCTGGGGTGGGGGAACAGTATCTGGAAACAATAGCACCTGTACTCCTGGGGTACAGGATTGCTCATCAGGAAGGGACAACACTGATAATTATGATACAGACGGGCATGCCGGGTTCAGTTTTACCAAGCTGGACAGCAGCGGGGCTGCTTTGGCTGATCAGGCACAGGATTATGCCACTAACCCCTGGAGTTGTGTAAAGGATGAAGTTACTGGTCTTATCTGGGCCGTAAAAACGACAACAGGCTTGCACGACAGTACATACACCTACAGCTGGTACAATACTGATGCTGCAACAAATGGAGGAGCTGACGGGACCCAGAATCCTTTCTTTGGGTCCTGCGATGATAATCATGACTGTAACACAACCTCCTATGTCGACTGGGTGAACAGTCAGGGCTTATGCGGGGCCACGGACTGGCGTGTTCCCAGCGTGAAAGAGTTACTCAGCATTGTTTCATATAATGCAGCAGGTACTACTGCCATAGACAGTACTTTTTTCCCGAACACTGCGACTGATAGAACTTTTTGGACGTCAACGCCAGTGAGTGAGGCATCAACCGAAGCGTGGTCCGTACATTTTCAATACGGCTATACAGCCAAGAGTGCTAAAAGTTCCACGTTATATGTACGGTTAGTTCGGACAGCGCCAAACTGA
- a CDS encoding PLAT/LH2 domain-containing protein, producing the protein MANVHGMVVNLKTKNDNGAGTNEHIYVGVFGKGGGSEFPLDVANFDDFEKGSDVKYRLGDVWDGSALTGAKKTRSSDSSNNPRHRHIDLDKVDYVYLRKAEDKPNESEDDGWKMDSVEVTLYGSNGPAKRVFCKNEDIWLAKENGLQVWLKEK; encoded by the coding sequence ATGGCAAATGTACATGGAATGGTTGTAAATCTGAAAACAAAGAATGATAACGGTGCTGGTACGAATGAGCATATCTACGTTGGAGTTTTCGGAAAAGGAGGTGGAAGTGAATTCCCTCTCGATGTTGCAAATTTTGACGATTTTGAAAAAGGTTCTGACGTCAAATACAGGCTGGGAGATGTATGGGATGGTTCTGCATTAACCGGGGCCAAAAAAACACGTAGTTCAGACAGCTCGAACAATCCCAGGCATCGTCATATTGACCTGGATAAAGTCGACTATGTTTACCTTAGAAAGGCAGAGGACAAGCCTAATGAATCGGAGGATGACGGCTGGAAGATGGACAGTGTCGAGGTTACGCTTTATGGATCAAATGGTCCTGCTAAGCGCGTATTTTGCAAGAATGAAGATATTTGGCTTGCAAAAGAGAATGGTCTCCAAGTGTGGCTAAAAGAAAAATAG
- a CDS encoding SDR family oxidoreductase, translating into MEIGSTLRICPESEIPEGWAIIKTLQQAGGCGKAGQLIVMRTIEKLSDYREEHKRKGKGKMMDTGRNVLITGGNKGIGLAATEKFIDAGHTVYVLARDFAEFPLRDHSQVEMVEYDLSNIDGIPGLVGQLPAMDILLNNAGVMYALPYQEYPQEKIDQILKINIQAPVALITELAKTMITKGCGRIVNNASIAGEIGHPDIWYGMTKAGLINMTKSFAKILGPQGIVVNAVAAGPVETDMLAVIPEPRKKAIKEAVYTGRFAYAEEVAEAMFWLATDCPEYINGTCIDINNGAFPR; encoded by the coding sequence ATGGAAATCGGTTCAACGCTACGCATCTGTCCGGAATCTGAAATTCCAGAAGGCTGGGCAATTATTAAAACCTTACAGCAAGCCGGTGGATGCGGTAAGGCTGGGCAGTTGATCGTCATGCGAACCATTGAGAAGCTCTCTGATTATAGGGAAGAGCATAAAAGGAAGGGAAAGGGAAAGATGATGGATACAGGCAGAAATGTTCTGATAACAGGCGGCAATAAGGGGATTGGCCTGGCCGCAACAGAGAAGTTTATTGATGCCGGTCATACAGTCTATGTCCTGGCCCGGGATTTTGCGGAGTTCCCGCTCCGGGACCATTCCCAGGTTGAGATGGTGGAATATGATCTGAGCAATATCGATGGCATCCCAGGTTTGGTTGGCCAGCTGCCAGCAATGGATATCCTCTTGAATAATGCCGGGGTGATGTATGCCTTGCCCTATCAGGAGTACCCACAGGAGAAGATTGATCAGATCCTGAAGATTAATATTCAGGCGCCCGTCGCTCTGATAACAGAGCTGGCCAAGACTATGATTACTAAGGGCTGTGGCCGGATCGTCAATAATGCCTCCATCGCCGGAGAGATCGGCCACCCTGATATCTGGTACGGCATGACCAAGGCCGGACTCATCAATATGACCAAGAGCTTTGCCAAGATTCTGGGGCCGCAGGGGATTGTCGTGAATGCTGTGGCTGCTGGTCCTGTTGAAACGGATATGCTGGCTGTTATCCCGGAACCGAGAAAAAAGGCGATCAAGGAAGCCGTTTATACGGGACGTTTTGCCTATGCAGAGGAAGTGGCAGAGGCCATGTTCTGGCTGGCAACGGATTGTCCAGAGTATATCAACGGAACCTGTATAGATATCAATAATGGGGCGTTTCCACGGTAA
- a CDS encoding type IV pilus twitching motility protein PilT → MAIIDSYFTQMKERGASDLHMVIGFPPMLRLRGELVPLDEPVLTPESNKKILFEILDEDQQAAIEKNRDFDKAYALEGVGRFRCNLFYQQRGIGAVFRIIPAKILTVDQLNLPDVVRSFAHYQRGMVLVTGPTGSGKSTTMAAIIDLINDTHAKHIITIEDPLEFVHPNKKCIFSQREIGSHALSFGKALSVANREDPDIILVGEMRDLETISLALTCAELGILVFGTLHTNSAAKTIDRIINAFPADEQAQTRTMLADSLKGVIAQQLLKTKDGKGRCAALEILIGSNALASIIREGKINQIESMIQTGTAQGMQTMDQHLQKLIDDDKITVEAAREKAINKSLFPLPDAETED, encoded by the coding sequence ATGGCAATAATTGATTCATACTTCACCCAGATGAAGGAGCGTGGGGCCAGTGACCTGCATATGGTCATTGGTTTTCCACCCATGTTGCGCCTTCGGGGTGAGCTGGTGCCTTTGGATGAACCGGTGCTGACACCGGAAAGCAATAAGAAAATATTGTTCGAGATCCTGGATGAAGACCAGCAGGCGGCTATAGAAAAAAACCGGGATTTTGACAAGGCCTATGCCCTGGAAGGCGTAGGGCGTTTTCGTTGTAACCTTTTCTATCAACAACGGGGTATTGGTGCGGTTTTCCGGATCATTCCAGCAAAAATTCTGACAGTAGACCAACTCAACCTGCCTGATGTTGTCCGCAGCTTTGCTCATTATCAGCGCGGCATGGTTCTGGTGACCGGCCCCACTGGTAGTGGTAAGTCAACCACGATGGCGGCAATCATTGATCTGATTAATGATACCCACGCCAAACATATCATCACTATTGAAGATCCGCTGGAGTTTGTTCATCCCAATAAAAAATGCATCTTTTCTCAGCGGGAAATCGGCAGCCATGCCCTCAGTTTCGGCAAGGCCCTATCCGTGGCCAACCGGGAAGACCCGGACATCATTCTGGTCGGCGAGATGCGCGATCTGGAAACCATTTCCCTGGCCCTGACCTGTGCCGAGCTGGGTATCCTGGTCTTCGGTACCCTGCACACCAACAGCGCGGCCAAGACCATTGACCGCATCATCAACGCCTTTCCGGCGGATGAACAGGCCCAGACCCGAACCATGCTGGCCGACTCCCTCAAAGGGGTTATTGCCCAGCAGCTGCTCAAAACCAAGGATGGTAAGGGTCGTTGTGCTGCCCTGGAAATCCTGATCGGTTCCAATGCTTTAGCGAGCATCATCCGGGAAGGCAAGATCAATCAGATTGAGTCTATGATCCAGACCGGAACCGCACAAGGTATGCAAACCATGGATCAGCATCTTCAGAAGCTGATTGACGATGATAAGATTACGGTGGAAGCGGCTAGAGAAAAGGCCATTAATAAGAGCCTGTTTCCGCTGCCGGATGCGGAGACTGAGGATTAA
- a CDS encoding PqiA/YebS family transporter subunit has product MSAATDQFIICPGCDLLLESIKSTATHTAVCPRCRRRLHRKRPDSIRRTLVLSLTGLLLYLPANFAPLLTFNILGTTTQSSLFQSALSLFDQGEYLVCVLVMLTGLIFPFATLGLLFGVSAGLFLGWQQKWMRDFLAWYHHLTEWAMTDIYLIAIFITIIKMNHTASIDFNQGFFCFIGLVATTVAAQASFDPSLFWGKLDKEASNGDKEEMKISFDNKARTGREAGLILCPTCHKIIHQATLIEGERNSCPRCAEALHLRKKNSVDRSWALIVTALLLTLPANLLPIMSVSSLSNAGESTIIDGIILFFKEGSYGIGLVILTASVLVPLFKITGMALILVSIHNQWATWLRHKALMFRFIQFIGRWSMLDIFVIALLCALMRFGSLSSVDTAPAALYFSAVVLCTMFAAISFDPRLLWDSAEEGATKKATSPNQ; this is encoded by the coding sequence ATGTCAGCTGCAACTGATCAATTCATCATCTGCCCAGGTTGCGATCTTCTCCTGGAATCGATCAAGTCCACAGCCACTCATACCGCAGTCTGTCCCCGTTGCCGGCGCCGTCTGCATCGAAAACGCCCGGACTCCATTCGGAGGACGCTGGTCCTCTCCCTCACCGGGTTGCTCCTCTACCTGCCAGCTAACTTCGCCCCTCTGCTCACCTTTAATATCCTGGGAACAACAACACAGAGCTCCTTATTTCAGAGCGCGTTGAGTTTGTTTGATCAGGGAGAGTATTTGGTTTGCGTCCTGGTCATGCTGACAGGTCTGATATTTCCGTTCGCAACGCTGGGGCTGCTCTTTGGAGTGTCAGCCGGACTTTTCCTCGGTTGGCAACAAAAATGGATGCGGGATTTCCTGGCCTGGTACCATCATCTGACTGAATGGGCGATGACGGATATCTACCTGATCGCCATTTTCATCACCATTATCAAGATGAACCATACTGCGTCCATAGACTTTAATCAGGGATTTTTCTGTTTTATCGGCCTAGTGGCAACAACCGTGGCTGCCCAGGCCTCGTTCGACCCAAGCCTGTTCTGGGGAAAGCTGGATAAAGAGGCAAGCAACGGGGACAAGGAGGAAATGAAGATTTCCTTTGATAATAAAGCGCGAACCGGTAGAGAAGCAGGACTTATTCTCTGCCCCACCTGTCACAAAATCATTCATCAGGCCACACTAATTGAGGGGGAAAGAAACTCCTGCCCCCGCTGTGCAGAGGCCCTCCATCTTCGCAAAAAGAATAGTGTGGACCGCTCCTGGGCCCTGATAGTCACGGCTCTGCTCCTCACCCTGCCAGCCAACTTACTCCCTATTATGTCGGTCTCATCCTTAAGCAACGCAGGCGAGAGTACTATCATTGACGGGATTATCCTGTTTTTTAAGGAAGGCTCCTACGGTATCGGACTTGTTATTCTAACGGCTTCCGTCCTGGTCCCCCTGTTCAAGATAACAGGCATGGCCCTGATCCTGGTCTCTATCCATAATCAGTGGGCAACCTGGCTTCGCCATAAGGCGCTGATGTTTCGTTTTATCCAGTTCATTGGCCGCTGGTCCATGCTGGATATTTTTGTCATCGCCCTGCTCTGCGCTCTGATGCGCTTCGGCAGCCTCTCTTCCGTGGACACCGCACCAGCAGCTCTCTATTTCAGCGCGGTGGTCCTCTGCACCATGTTTGCCGCTATCAGCTTTGATCCGCGTTTGCTCTGGGACAGCGCTGAGGAAGGCGCTACAAAGAAGGCCACCTCGCCAAATCAATAA